The following DNA comes from Methanothermus fervidus DSM 2088.
GAAGATGTATACCAATTAAAAAATTGTGATGTTGTTGTAACAATTGGAGATGATACTACATTAGTAGCATCTGATATTTTATATAGGTTTGATGTCCCTGTTATTGGAATAACTGATGGAGATGTTGATAAAGTTGTTAAAAAAGGTTTTAAAAATCCAGGATCCATGATTATAGAAGTTGAAAAAGGATGGGATGACAAGATAGGTAAGATAATCTTGTCAAAAATATTTAAAAACAAAAAATACATTAAAATTAAAAATATTAATAAGTTAAAAAGAAAAATTCAAGAAATTATCAACAAGATGAACATAAAATATAATATAAAAGAATTTTGAGGTGTAGAATTGGACCTAAATAACCTTGTAAAATCTATCAAAAATTTTGAAGGAGTAACACGAAAAAAATCAATAAGCAAGTTACTTTCAATATTAGGAAACTCTGATAAGATCTCAGGCCATACATACTTAAGTTATGGAGACGATGCAGCAGCAATAAAACTTGGAAATGGAAAGCTATTATTGTTAGCTGCAGATGGAATATGGGACAAACTTATGAAAGCAGATCCTTATTGGGCAGGATATTGTTCAGTGTTAGTTAATGTCAATGACATTGCTGCTATGGGTGGAGAACCACTAGCAATGGTAAATGTTCTGTCTATTAAAGACGAAAACACTTGTTTTAAAGTAATGGAAGGTGTAAGAGAAGGAGCAAAAAAATTTGGAGTCCCAATGGTTGGTGGTCATTTACATCCTGCAACACCATACAATGTATTAGATGTTTCAATAGTTGGTATAGTATCTGAAGATTCTGTAATTACAAGTCATAATGCAAAAATTGGAGATAAAATAATCATTGCTATAGATCTTGATGGAAACATCCATCCAAACTTTCCATTAGCATGGGACACTACAACACATAAGAATTCAAAATTAGTGAGAGCTCAAATAAAAGCAATGAAAAAAATAGCCTCTAAAAAGCTTGTAAATGCTGGGAAAGACATTAGCAATCCTGGAACGATTGGAACATTGGGAATGATGCTAGAAGCATCCAATACAGGGGCAATTGTTGAATTAGATAAAATACCTAGAAATGAATCTGTTGAATGGGAAAGATGGTTAAAACTTTATCCTGGTTCTGGATTTGTATTTAGTTGTCCAGAAGAATGTGTTGAAGAATGCATAGAAATCTTAAGTAAAGTAAATTTAACAGCTAATGTTGTTGGCGAAATAATCCCTGACAGAAAACTGTATCTTAAATACAAAAATACCAAAAAAATCGTTTTTGATTTTAGGAAAGAATATATAGTAGGTCTTAGATCTTAAAATATATTATGAAAGAGTTAATTAGGGATAATGTTAATATCTATTTCTCAAAATTTGTGAGCAGAGGGATATAATTTGCTAGTTGAAGTTAATGGGAAAAAAGTGGATTTACCGCCAGGAGCTACAGTGAAAGATGCTATAGAGAAAACAAATGCTCCTTATAAAAAAGGATGTATCATAGGGATAGTAAAGGCTGCCAAAGAAATTGAAAAACATGTAGACAGATATAGAATAAAAACAAATAAAGGTAGTATCATTGTAGAATTAGAGAATGTGCCTGAATTAACAAGAGTTTGGAAAGAAAAATATAAAAATTTTATTGGGCAGAAAATTAGATGGACATCCTCAGAAGAAGTAGCAATTGGACCTATTAAAACTGAGTTAAAACCTACAAAAGAAGAATTTGAATATAAGGAAGGAGAAGTAATTTTAAGTCTATCAGGGTTTAGTCCTGAAACAACACATGTGATATTTTGTAGAGAAGATCATTCTTCTGTATATGCTGTACCACCATATAATAGAGGTGTGTTTGCTAGAGTTATAGGCGGAAGAAGAACCTTGCACTTGTTGGAAAATGAAGATAAAATAATATCAATTGAACCTATTATTGAGCGTGAAAGTATTGTGAAAAGTGCAACCACAACAGACGTTAACACAAAATTAGAAGAAGGAAATAGAGTTTTTACTTATGTTGAAGTTCATCCAGTTCCAGAATCACCAAAATCTGTAGAACATTTTTTAATAATGACTGAAAACAATAAGATGAAAGTTGATTATGAATCAAATTCATTTGTAGGTTTTTATGCCTTTGAAGGTATAGGTAGAGGTGTTGAATTAATTAAGGAAAGGAAAAGAGGATCTGTAACACTTAGGAATAGAGGTAAAGGAATTGGACGTATATATATTTACAGAGAGGATAGAGTATCAACGCCTTCTCATAACTTAGTAGGTTATGTGAATAAAGGAATGGAATTGATAGACATAGCAAAAAAAGGAGATTATATAACTGTTGTGTCTAAACCAGGCAGAATATCAACAATTTCAATGACTCAAAAAGAAGCAGAGAAATTCTTAGATGGTTATGAAATTAAACAAGTAAGAGATGGTGTAAAAGACGACAATGCAATAATTGTAAAGCAAGAACCAAGATATACTATGGAAATTCTTAAAAAAGGTGAAGTTAGGACTTTTGGTGTCGAACCTGAAAAAATTGTTGAATTAGAGGTATATGATGACAAGGCACCGAAATCTAGTTGGTATTTCAGAAGAATAACAGGACTCATTGATAACCCAATTGGAAAATTAAAAGTTCATTTCTCATTTCCTGGCATGAATTTAATAATGTTTGAAGGAAATACTAAAGAATCTAAAGGACTAGTTCCAGAAAACACTCCAAAAGATTGTGTTAAGGCAGGAGAAATTGGAATAACCAACATGTCTAGGAAGCATGTAGGTTTAATTGGTGTAAGATTTGAGGACAACGAAGAATTTGGACCCACAGGTGAACCTTTTAGTGGCACTAATATAGTAGGAAAAATAACTAAAGGATTTAATAATTTAGAAAAACTTAAAGATGGAGACATTATATATGTCAAAGAAAGAAAATAAAATTACGAAAATGATAATATTAGGGCCAGATGCTAGATTTAACCCCCAAGAACTTGTGCGTAGGATACATATGTTAGGATTACCCATTACAATTAAAGAAACTTGTTATGGTGCTTTAATTCATGGAGAAAAAGAATACATAAAAAAGGCTGAAAAAGAAATCAGGAAATTCGATATATACAACATTTTTATTAAAGAAAGAGGATTTCCACCAGGAGATCCAAGAAGATGCAGAGCTCACAGGGGAGGAGCTAGAGAAGGTTACCACCAACTTGAAAAAGAGTTTAGAGCATTAAAATACGTAAGTGAAGCTCTGAAACACCCACGCAAAGTTAGTTTAGAAGAACCTAAAAAGTTGCCAGTAGAAGTTTTTCGCGATATAGTTAAAAAAATGGTGGAAAAATGAAAATAACTAATTCATCTGATGCAGAAGAATTAGAAAATTTAGCTTTAGCAATTCATGAACTGGTAAATAGATTACCATTAACAATGAGAAGCAAAGAAAAAAGAGGCCTGCGAATTGAAAATGGGAAGGTAATAGATTACAACTATACAGGACCTGTGTTGGAAAAAGTACTAAAAACCGGTAAAATATGTAAAGAAACACCAAATGAGGGTCCATATAAAGGTATACCTGTTGTTGTAGTTCCTCTAAAAGAAAACGGAGAAGTCATTGCAGCAATTGGAGTAGTTGACATAACTAAAGGCGTTTATAGTGACGTAGTTGAGATATCCCGCCGTCCTAAACTTTAGGAGGAAAAATAATGAAAGTTTTAATTTTTCCACCAAATTCACTTATACTGGCAGATCTAGTTGAAAGAAAAGGCCATGAACCATTAATTTTACAAAAAGAAATAAGACATAAAGTTACGGATCCAGAAATAGATTCTCCTCCCCTAAATATTAGACCGGAGGATGCATTGAAAGGTTTAAAATATGCAGCTATAGAAGTTCCATCAGGTGTTAGAGGTAGAATGTCTATTTTAGGACCACTGATAGAAAAAGCTGAGGCAGCTATTATTATGGAAGAAGCACCATTTGCCTTTGGTTGTGTAGGATGTGCAAGAACTAATGAACTCTGCATTCACCTCATTAAGAAAAAAGGAGTGCCTATCTTAGAAGTAAAATATCCTGAAACTAAAGAAGAAGCAATAGATGTAGTAAACAAAATAAATACATTTTTAGACAAATTGGAGGCCAAAAATGGTTAAAATAGCCCAAATATCTTGTGGTACAGAGTATAGTGGTATTCAAAAAGAAATTGAAAGAGCGGCTGAAACTTTTGGAGCTGAGATAGTAATTCCCGAAACAGATTTAGACTATATAAATGATGCATACGAAAGATTTGGATTTAAATGTGCCAGTTCATCATTAAAATTAATGATAGCTAGAGCAATGTCTGTTGTTGAGGGTAAAACAAAAGCAGACGCTGTATTCATAGCCACATGTTTTAGATGTGCAGAAGGGGCTATTGTAAGAAATGAAATAAGAAAATTTATACAAGAAAACACGAATTTACCAGTTGTAACATATTCATTTACGGAAAGAACAAAAGCAGAAGAGCTATTTATAAGAATGGAAGCATTGTCAACAGTAGTTTCCAGAAAAAGCCTACTTGCAAGAGAAAAACAAGAAGGAATCACTTTAGGCATCGATTCTGGTTCAACAACAACTAAAGCTGTTGTAATGGAAGATAATGAGGTCATAGGTACTGGTTGGGTTCCAACAACCGATGTTATAGAATCAGCTGAAAAAGCTGTAGATATGGCATTAAAAGATGCTGGATATACAATGAAAAAAATAGAAGGAATCGGAGTCACTGGTTATGGAAGGTTAACACTTGGAAAGCATTTTAATGCTGACTTAGTACAGGAAGAGTTAAGTGTAAACTCAAAAGGTGCCGTGTTTTTAGCAGATAGACAGAGAGGTGAAGCTACAGTAATAGACATTGGTGGAATGGATAATAAAGTTATAACTGTAAAT
Coding sequences within:
- a CDS encoding methanogenesis marker protein 2 (COGs: COG2144 Selenophosphate synthetase-related protein~InterPro IPR011413: IPR016188: IPR010918: IPR000728: IPR 017668~KEGG: mth:MTH1864 phosphoribosylformylglycinamidine synthase II related protein~PFAM: AIR synthase related protein; AIR synthase related protein domain protein~SPTR: O27892 Phosphoribosylformylglycinamidine synthase II related protein~TIGRFAM: methanogenesis marker protein 2~PFAM: AIR synthase related protein, N-terminal domain; AIR synthase related protein, C-terminal domain~TIGRFAM: putative methanogenesis marker protein 2) — its product is MDLNNLVKSIKNFEGVTRKKSISKLLSILGNSDKISGHTYLSYGDDAAAIKLGNGKLLLLAADGIWDKLMKADPYWAGYCSVLVNVNDIAAMGGEPLAMVNVLSIKDENTCFKVMEGVREGAKKFGVPMVGGHLHPATPYNVLDVSIVGIVSEDSVITSHNAKIGDKIIIAIDLDGNIHPNFPLAWDTTTHKNSKLVRAQIKAMKKIASKKLVNAGKDISNPGTIGTLGMMLEASNTGAIVELDKIPRNESVEWERWLKLYPGSGFVFSCPEECVEECIEILSKVNLTANVVGEIIPDRKLYLKYKNTKKIVFDFRKEYIVGLRS
- a CDS encoding methanogenesis marker protein 3 (COGs: COG4070 peptidyl-prolyl cis-trans isomerase (rotamase) cyclophilin family~InterPro IPR016466~KEGG: mth:MTH1865 hypothetical protein~SPTR: O27893 UPF0288 protein MTH_1865~TIGRFAM: methanogenesis marker protein 3~TIGRFAM: putative methanogenesis marker protein 3), giving the protein MLVEVNGKKVDLPPGATVKDAIEKTNAPYKKGCIIGIVKAAKEIEKHVDRYRIKTNKGSIIVELENVPELTRVWKEKYKNFIGQKIRWTSSEEVAIGPIKTELKPTKEEFEYKEGEVILSLSGFSPETTHVIFCREDHSSVYAVPPYNRGVFARVIGGRRTLHLLENEDKIISIEPIIERESIVKSATTTDVNTKLEEGNRVFTYVEVHPVPESPKSVEHFLIMTENNKMKVDYESNSFVGFYAFEGIGRGVELIKERKRGSVTLRNRGKGIGRIYIYREDRVSTPSHNLVGYVNKGMELIDIAKKGDYITVVSKPGRISTISMTQKEAEKFLDGYEIKQVRDGVKDDNAIIVKQEPRYTMEILKKGEVRTFGVEPEKIVELEVYDDKAPKSSWYFRRITGLIDNPIGKLKVHFSFPGMNLIMFEGNTKESKGLVPENTPKDCVKAGEIGITNMSRKHVGLIGVRFEDNEEFGPTGEPFSGTNIVGKITKGFNNLEKLKDGDIIYVKERK
- a CDS encoding methanogenesis marker protein 6 (COGs: COG4029 conserved hypothetical protein~InterPro IPR012025~KEGG: mth:MTH1866 hypothetical protein~PFAM: conserved hypothetical protein~SPTR: O27894 Conserved protein~TIGRFAM: methanogenesis marker protein 6~PFAM: Uncharacterized protein conserved in archaea (DUF2102)~TIGRFAM: putative methanogenesis marker protein 6), with the protein product MSKKENKITKMIILGPDARFNPQELVRRIHMLGLPITIKETCYGALIHGEKEYIKKAEKEIRKFDIYNIFIKERGFPPGDPRRCRAHRGGAREGYHQLEKEFRALKYVSEALKHPRKVSLEEPKKLPVEVFRDIVKKMVEK
- a CDS encoding conserved hypothetical protein (COGs: COG4048 conserved hypothetical protein~InterPro IPR012029~KEGG: mth:MTH1867 hypothetical protein~PFAM: conserved hypothetical protein~SPTR: O27895 Conserved protein~PFAM: Uncharacterized protein conserved in archaea (DUF2111)); its protein translation is MKITNSSDAEELENLALAIHELVNRLPLTMRSKEKRGLRIENGKVIDYNYTGPVLEKVLKTGKICKETPNEGPYKGIPVVVVPLKENGEVIAAIGVVDITKGVYSDVVEISRRPKL
- a CDS encoding methanogenesis marker protein 5 (COGs: COG4050 conserved hypothetical protein~InterPro IPR012356~KEGG: mth:MTH1868 hypothetical protein~PFAM: conserved hypothetical protein~SPTR: O27896 Conserved protein~TIGRFAM: methanogenesis marker protein 5~PFAM: Uncharacterized protein conserved in archaea (DUF2112)~TIGRFAM: putative methanogenesis marker protein 5), whose amino-acid sequence is MKVLIFPPNSLILADLVERKGHEPLILQKEIRHKVTDPEIDSPPLNIRPEDALKGLKYAAIEVPSGVRGRMSILGPLIEKAEAAIIMEEAPFAFGCVGCARTNELCIHLIKKKGVPILEVKYPETKEEAIDVVNKINTFLDKLEAKNG
- a CDS encoding methanogenesis marker protein 15 (COGs: COG1924 Activator of 2-hydroxyglutaryl-CoA dehydratase (HSP70-class ATPase domain)~InterPro IPR002731: IPR017676: IPR008275~KEGG: mth:MTH1869 activator of (R)-2-hydroxyglutaryl-CoA~PFAM: ATPase BadF/BadG/BcrA/BcrD type~SPTR: Q9V2T1 Putative uncharacterized protein~TIGRFAM: methanogenesis marker protein 15; CoA-substrate-specific enzyme activase~PFAM: BadF/BadG/BcrA/BcrD ATPase family~TIGRFAM: CoA-substrate-specific enzyme activase, putative; putative methanogenesis marker protein 15): MVKIAQISCGTEYSGIQKEIERAAETFGAEIVIPETDLDYINDAYERFGFKCASSSLKLMIARAMSVVEGKTKADAVFIATCFRCAEGAIVRNEIRKFIQENTNLPVVTYSFTERTKAEELFIRMEALSTVVSRKSLLAREKQEGITLGIDSGSTTTKAVVMEDNEVIGTGWVPTTDVIESAEKAVDMALKDAGYTMKKIEGIGVTGYGRLTLGKHFNADLVQEELSVNSKGAVFLADRQRGEATVIDIGGMDNKVITVNNGIPDNFTMGGICAGASGRFLEITARRLGVDIEDLGDLAVKGNYRNVPMDSYCIVFGIQDLVTSLAAGAKKEDVAAAACHSVAEQVYEQQLQEVDIREPIIEVGGTSLIKGLVEAVSDILGGAEVIVPNYSQYIGAVGSALLVSGIIK